A window from Triticum aestivum cultivar Chinese Spring chromosome 6D, IWGSC CS RefSeq v2.1, whole genome shotgun sequence encodes these proteins:
- the LOC123144403 gene encoding V-type proton ATPase subunit B 1-like isoform X4: MGLAKDGAEMEEGTLEIGIEYRTVSGVAGPLVILDKVKGPKYQEIVNIRLGDGTTRRGQVLEVDGEKAVVQVFEGTSGIDNKYTTVQFTGEVLKTPVSLDMLGRIFNGSGKPIDNGPPILPEAYLDISGTTD, from the exons ATGGGTCTGGCGAAGGATGGCGCCGAGATGGAGGAGGGGACATTGGAGATTGGCATAG AGTATAGGACTGTCTCCGGTGTGGCAGGGCCGTTGGTTATTTTGGACAAAGTAAAG GGCCCAAAGTATCAGGAGATTGTGAACATCCGATTGGGAGATGGCACCACTCGTCGTGGTCAAGTCCTCGAAGTCGATGGTGAAAAAGCTGTTGTGCAG GTATTTGAAGGTACTTCAGGGATAGACAACAAGTATACTACTGTGCAGTTCACAGGCGAG GTTTTGAAAACTCCCGTCTCACTTGATATGCTTGGACGCATTTTTAATGGCTCTGGAAAACCTATTGATAATGGCCCCCCTATATTGCCCGAGGCTTACTTGGATATTTCTG
- the LOC123144403 gene encoding V-type proton ATPase subunit B 1-like isoform X1: MGLAKDGAEMEEGTLEIGIEYRTVSGVAGPLVILDKVKGPKYQEIVNIRLGDGTTRRGQVLEVDGEKAVVQVFEGTSGIDNKYTTVQFTGEVLKTPVSLDMLGRIFNGSGKPIDNGPPILPEAYLDISGSSMQLPFTRGTLCVLPNVTT; the protein is encoded by the exons ATGGGTCTGGCGAAGGATGGCGCCGAGATGGAGGAGGGGACATTGGAGATTGGCATAG AGTATAGGACTGTCTCCGGTGTGGCAGGGCCGTTGGTTATTTTGGACAAAGTAAAG GGCCCAAAGTATCAGGAGATTGTGAACATCCGATTGGGAGATGGCACCACTCGTCGTGGTCAAGTCCTCGAAGTCGATGGTGAAAAAGCTGTTGTGCAG GTATTTGAAGGTACTTCAGGGATAGACAACAAGTATACTACTGTGCAGTTCACAGGCGAG GTTTTGAAAACTCCCGTCTCACTTGATATGCTTGGACGCATTTTTAATGGCTCTGGAAAACCTATTGATAATGGCCCCCCTATATTGCCCGAGGCTTACTTGGATATTTCTG GAAGttctatgcaactcccgtttaccagaggaacactttgtgtgctaccaaacgtcacaacgtaa
- the LOC123144403 gene encoding V-type proton ATPase subunit B 1-like isoform X2, producing MGLAKDGAEMEEGTLEIGIEYRTVSGVAGPLVILDKVKGPKYQEIVNIRLGDGTTRRGQVLEVDGEKAVVQVFEGTSGIDNKYTTVQFTGEVLKTPVSLDMLGRIFNGSGKPIDNGPPILPEAYLDISDWSLEAELPQVFGG from the exons ATGGGTCTGGCGAAGGATGGCGCCGAGATGGAGGAGGGGACATTGGAGATTGGCATAG AGTATAGGACTGTCTCCGGTGTGGCAGGGCCGTTGGTTATTTTGGACAAAGTAAAG GGCCCAAAGTATCAGGAGATTGTGAACATCCGATTGGGAGATGGCACCACTCGTCGTGGTCAAGTCCTCGAAGTCGATGGTGAAAAAGCTGTTGTGCAG GTATTTGAAGGTACTTCAGGGATAGACAACAAGTATACTACTGTGCAGTTCACAGGCGAG GTTTTGAAAACTCCCGTCTCACTTGATATGCTTGGACGCATTTTTAATGGCTCTGGAAAACCTATTGATAATGGCCCCCCTATATTGCCCGAGGCTTACTTGGATATTTCTG
- the LOC123144403 gene encoding V-type proton ATPase subunit B 1-like isoform X3: MGLAKDGAEMEEGTLEIGIEYRTVSGVAGPLVILDKVKGPKYQEIVNIRLGDGTTRRGQVLEVDGEKAVVQVFEGTSGIDNKYTTVQFTGEVLKTPVSLDMLGRIFNGSGKPIDNGPPILPEAYLDISDRWPVLLFR; encoded by the exons ATGGGTCTGGCGAAGGATGGCGCCGAGATGGAGGAGGGGACATTGGAGATTGGCATAG AGTATAGGACTGTCTCCGGTGTGGCAGGGCCGTTGGTTATTTTGGACAAAGTAAAG GGCCCAAAGTATCAGGAGATTGTGAACATCCGATTGGGAGATGGCACCACTCGTCGTGGTCAAGTCCTCGAAGTCGATGGTGAAAAAGCTGTTGTGCAG GTATTTGAAGGTACTTCAGGGATAGACAACAAGTATACTACTGTGCAGTTCACAGGCGAG GTTTTGAAAACTCCCGTCTCACTTGATATGCTTGGACGCATTTTTAATGGCTCTGGAAAACCTATTGATAATGGCCCCCCTATATTGCCCGAGGCTTACTTGGATATTTCTG